In Chamaesiphon minutus PCC 6605, a genomic segment contains:
- a CDS encoding phosphotransferase family protein, which produces MKIIDSQNSDVAILGNIVIRRPRHAEAIAGVCREATVLPLLRDRLILPVPHMQLVEVGDEIITLHQQLPGEPLCSVQNLNDSIEERLATQLGSFLKSLHEIEPVVLSNIDLPQIDRRWWTNLLNKAERFVFPKVASTTAELLRSQIQSHIEQLPSLPCVLRHGDFGSSNILWDGEKNITGIVDFGSLGWGDPGWDIAGLFVSYGSSFVERLTSTYPAIDSLLERLPFYESKFALMEAIFGAEHSDREALNSGLDMLKQIV; this is translated from the coding sequence ATGAAGATTATCGACAGTCAAAACAGTGATGTTGCCATCTTAGGTAATATCGTAATTCGCCGCCCTCGCCATGCTGAAGCGATCGCAGGAGTTTGTCGAGAAGCTACAGTTTTGCCGCTCCTTCGAGATCGGCTCATTCTGCCAGTTCCCCACATGCAATTAGTAGAGGTTGGAGACGAAATCATTACACTTCATCAACAACTTCCTGGCGAACCGCTCTGTTCGGTGCAAAATCTTAACGACTCGATCGAAGAGCGTCTAGCAACTCAGCTTGGTAGTTTCTTGAAGTCTTTACATGAGATCGAGCCAGTTGTCTTGAGTAATATCGATCTGCCTCAGATCGATCGCCGATGGTGGACAAATTTGCTTAATAAAGCAGAGCGATTTGTTTTTCCCAAGGTGGCTTCGACAACTGCCGAGCTGTTGCGTTCTCAAATTCAATCTCATATCGAGCAACTGCCAAGCCTACCTTGTGTGCTGAGACACGGTGACTTTGGTTCGAGTAATATTTTATGGGACGGCGAGAAGAATATCACTGGGATCGTAGACTTTGGTTCATTAGGATGGGGCGATCCTGGTTGGGACATAGCAGGACTTTTCGTTAGTTATGGTAGTTCGTTTGTCGAGCGGCTGACATCAACGTACCCAGCGATTGACTCATTGCTGGAGCGATTGCCTTTTTATGAATCGAAATTCGCTTTGATGGAAGCAATTTTCGGTGCCGAACATTCGGATCGGGAAGCTCTCAATTCTGGATTAGATATGCTTAAGCAGATCGTCTAA
- a CDS encoding MauE/DoxX family redox-associated membrane protein has product MKTIYNLHTAVTVNRVVLGLFFFVSGISNYLNFSIKNGFYQTVLTQKLQLWGPFPAGWQGVGPLPDLIAVPYGWLLPLAEIVLGALFAFNFWIEWTGLLLILLTFSIILAFGVVPAGTLFPNAAESFNKNIFFMTLVWICIAYDRYAKKMSQRRARSAEYDLAHADEFPGSGHSAEL; this is encoded by the coding sequence ATGAAAACTATCTACAATCTCCATACCGCTGTCACTGTCAATCGCGTCGTACTCGGACTATTTTTCTTTGTCTCTGGTATTTCCAACTATCTCAACTTCAGCATTAAAAATGGCTTCTATCAAACCGTACTGACCCAAAAACTCCAATTGTGGGGGCCATTCCCCGCTGGCTGGCAGGGAGTTGGCCCATTGCCCGATCTTATCGCTGTGCCTTATGGCTGGTTGTTGCCATTGGCAGAAATTGTGTTAGGAGCCTTATTCGCGTTTAATTTCTGGATCGAGTGGACGGGATTGCTACTGATCCTCTTGACTTTTAGTATTATTCTCGCCTTTGGTGTCGTCCCTGCGGGAACTCTATTTCCCAATGCGGCGGAAAGCTTTAATAAAAACATTTTCTTTATGACATTGGTGTGGATCTGTATTGCATACGATCGGTATGCCAAGAAAATGAGTCAACGCAGAGCGCGCTCGGCTGAATACGATCTTGCTCATGCCGATGAATTTCCAGGCAGCGGGCACTCTGCCGAACTCTAG
- a CDS encoding GNAT family N-acetyltransferase — translation MLPQSTLETTRSILRPLSLADVPSIQRVASRREVADTMISIPHPYPNGEAAQYLRRQIAEFEAGHSVSFAIERKSDRAFCGVIEIRDIETEHSQAELSFWLAVEMWGQGYMSEALKPILRFGFEDLDLNRLYAYHMNRNPGSGKVLQTNGFLPEGLLRQRVRKWGVFEDVKLWAILRRDWQSEMASQPS, via the coding sequence ATGCTTCCTCAATCTACGCTAGAAACGACCAGATCGATCCTGCGCCCCTTATCCCTTGCAGATGTGCCGTCAATCCAACGTGTGGCGAGTCGTCGTGAAGTTGCCGATACGATGATTTCGATCCCCCACCCATATCCTAATGGTGAGGCGGCGCAATATCTCCGAAGACAAATTGCCGAATTTGAGGCAGGGCATTCAGTTTCATTTGCAATCGAGCGCAAATCCGATCGAGCATTTTGCGGAGTTATCGAGATTCGAGATATTGAGACAGAGCATTCTCAAGCTGAATTGAGTTTTTGGTTAGCAGTTGAGATGTGGGGACAAGGATATATGAGCGAGGCATTAAAGCCGATACTTCGCTTTGGATTTGAAGATTTAGATCTCAATAGACTCTATGCTTATCACATGAATAGAAATCCAGGATCGGGCAAAGTATTGCAGACAAATGGGTTTTTACCAGAAGGGCTGCTGCGTCAGCGAGTCCGAAAATGGGGAGTGTTTGAGGATGTAAAGTTATGGGCAATTTTGCGAAGAGATTGGCAGAGCGAAATGGCATCACAACCTAGCTAG